A single genomic interval of uncultured Desulfobulbus sp. harbors:
- the ppsA gene encoding phosphoenolpyruvate synthase has protein sequence MENRHDTALILWFDEIGIGDVPMVGGKNASLGEMHQKLTSKGVAVPNGYAITAYAYRYLLKEAGVEEAIRQALQGLDTHDLRNLQQRGAKVRSIIRNAEFPADLRQEILSAYNKMEAEYGKDVDVAVRSSATAEDLPDASFAGQQDTYLNIRGPEALIDACKRCFASLFTDRAISYRHDKGFGQFDVYLSIVVQKMVRSDSACSGVMFSIDTESGFKDAVFLTGAWGLGENVVQGAVNPDEYYIFKPTLKEGKRPIVGKRVGTKDIKMVYNNAPGAEEPVKNIETTPEERGSYILNDEEILQLARWACIIEDHYGRPMDIEWAKDGDGQSVGTGNLFIVQARPETVHSQSVKRTMETYVLKDKGTVLADGQAVGAKIGRGKARILNNVSQIHDFKAGEVLVTDMTDPDWEPIMKTAGAIVTNRGGRTCHAAIISRELGIPCVIGTENGTQVVVDGQEVTVSCAEGETGYMYDGLLDFEIETLDLDNIPATRTKIMMNVGLPEKSFVEGQLPNDGVGLAREEFIINSHIGIHPLALLNYDSLKAEAAEDEEIQDVIDDINYRTSAYPENKRQYFIDKLAEGVGRIAAGFYPKDVIVRLSDFKSNEYANLIGGFLYEPEESNPMIGWRGASRYYDPRYRPAFELECEALLKARNDMGLTNIKLMVPFCRTPEEGRKVIEVMRENGLVQGENGLEVYVMCEIPSNVISADAFCDVFDGFSIGSNDLTQLTLGLDRDSDLVAHIYNERNEAVKSLIRMVIQTAKRRGRKIGICGQGPSDFPDFATFLVEEGIDSISLVSDTVVKTRLAIAAKEQELGIAP, from the coding sequence ATGGAAAACCGGCATGATACTGCACTTATTCTTTGGTTTGATGAAATCGGCATAGGGGACGTGCCGATGGTAGGCGGAAAGAACGCTTCCCTGGGTGAAATGCATCAGAAGTTGACCTCCAAGGGCGTGGCTGTGCCCAACGGGTATGCCATTACCGCCTATGCCTATCGCTATCTGCTCAAAGAGGCCGGAGTTGAAGAGGCGATTCGCCAGGCCCTTCAGGGGCTCGATACCCACGATCTGCGCAATCTGCAGCAGCGGGGCGCCAAAGTGCGCTCCATTATCCGCAACGCTGAGTTTCCCGCCGACCTGCGTCAGGAAATTCTCAGCGCCTACAATAAAATGGAAGCGGAATACGGTAAAGATGTGGATGTGGCGGTTCGCTCTTCGGCAACGGCTGAAGACCTGCCTGATGCCTCCTTTGCCGGTCAGCAGGACACCTATCTCAACATTCGCGGACCGGAAGCCCTGATCGATGCCTGCAAGCGCTGCTTTGCCTCCCTGTTTACCGATCGTGCCATCTCCTATCGTCACGACAAGGGGTTTGGCCAGTTTGACGTCTATCTTTCGATCGTGGTGCAGAAGATGGTGCGCTCCGATTCCGCCTGTTCGGGGGTCATGTTTTCCATTGATACCGAATCCGGCTTCAAGGACGCGGTCTTTCTCACCGGCGCCTGGGGACTGGGCGAGAATGTGGTCCAGGGCGCTGTCAATCCCGACGAGTATTATATCTTCAAGCCCACGCTGAAAGAGGGCAAGCGCCCCATCGTCGGCAAGCGGGTCGGCACCAAGGATATCAAGATGGTGTACAACAATGCACCGGGTGCCGAGGAACCGGTCAAAAATATCGAGACCACTCCCGAGGAGCGCGGTTCGTATATCCTCAATGACGAGGAGATTCTCCAGCTGGCGCGTTGGGCCTGTATCATCGAGGACCATTACGGTCGTCCGATGGATATCGAGTGGGCCAAGGATGGCGATGGGCAATCCGTGGGCACCGGAAACCTGTTTATCGTCCAGGCCCGTCCGGAAACCGTCCATTCCCAGTCGGTGAAGCGCACGATGGAAACCTACGTGCTCAAGGACAAGGGAACCGTGCTGGCAGACGGTCAGGCCGTTGGCGCGAAAATCGGCCGGGGGAAGGCGCGTATTCTCAACAATGTCAGCCAGATTCACGATTTCAAGGCCGGCGAGGTCCTGGTGACCGATATGACTGATCCCGACTGGGAGCCGATCATGAAGACCGCCGGCGCCATTGTCACCAACCGCGGCGGGCGGACCTGCCATGCGGCGATCATTTCACGCGAACTCGGCATCCCCTGCGTCATTGGCACGGAAAACGGGACCCAGGTTGTCGTGGACGGTCAGGAAGTGACCGTTTCCTGCGCCGAGGGGGAAACCGGGTATATGTACGATGGGCTGCTCGATTTTGAGATCGAAACCCTGGATCTGGATAATATACCCGCCACCCGGACCAAGATCATGATGAACGTCGGTTTGCCGGAAAAATCCTTTGTCGAGGGGCAGCTGCCCAATGATGGCGTTGGTCTGGCCCGAGAGGAGTTTATCATCAACTCCCATATCGGCATTCACCCGCTGGCCCTGCTCAACTACGACTCCCTCAAGGCCGAAGCCGCGGAGGATGAAGAAATTCAGGACGTCATCGATGATATCAACTACCGCACCTCTGCCTACCCCGAGAACAAGCGTCAGTATTTCATCGACAAACTGGCCGAGGGTGTGGGGCGAATCGCTGCCGGTTTCTACCCCAAGGATGTGATTGTCCGCCTGTCGGACTTCAAATCCAACGAGTATGCCAACCTGATCGGCGGGTTTCTCTACGAGCCGGAGGAGTCCAATCCGATGATCGGTTGGCGTGGCGCTTCCCGCTATTATGATCCGCGCTACCGTCCGGCTTTCGAGCTGGAGTGTGAGGCCCTGCTCAAGGCTCGTAATGACATGGGGCTGACCAATATCAAGTTGATGGTGCCGTTCTGCCGTACCCCGGAGGAGGGGCGAAAGGTTATCGAGGTTATGCGGGAAAATGGCCTGGTGCAGGGAGAAAACGGCCTAGAGGTCTATGTGATGTGCGAGATTCCCTCAAACGTGATCTCTGCCGATGCCTTCTGCGATGTGTTTGATGGGTTTTCTATCGGTTCCAACGATCTGACTCAGTTGACCCTTGGCCTAGATCGCGACTCCGACTTGGTTGCACATATCTACAATGAGCGCAACGAGGCGGTCAAGTCGTTGATCCGGATGGTTATTCAGACCGCGAAACGGCGCGGCCGAAAAATCGGCATCTGCGGCCAGGGGCCCTCGGACTTCCCCGATTTCGCCACCTTCCTGGTTGAGGAGGGGATCGACTCCATCAGCCTGGTTTCCGATACGGTGGTGAAAACCCGTTTGGCCATTGCCGCCAAGGAGCAGGAGTTGGGCATCGCCCCGTGA
- the nifS gene encoding cysteine desulfurase NifS has translation MTVSADNVIYMDNNATTRIAPEVLDAMMPYLTEFYGNPSSMHTFGGQVGQAVGTARQQVADLLGALPEEIVFTSCGTESDSTAILSALQTYPEKNHVITTRVEHPAVKNLCDNLEILTGRKYHITRLPVAEDGTLDLQQFKDSLTDETAIVSVMWANNETGVIFPVEEMAKIAKERGVLFHTDAVQAVGKIPINLQATDIDFLSLSGHKLHAPKGIGVLYVRKRTPFIPFLNGGHQERGRRGGTENVASIVGLGKACELAAAKMEEENTRVRALRDKLEKGLLASIPKALLNGHPEQRLPNTANISFEYVEGEAILLLMNQHNICASSGSACTSGSLEPSHVLRAMGVPFTAAHGSIRFSLSIYNTEDEVDFILEKMPPIISRLRELSPFWEENR, from the coding sequence ATGACCGTCTCAGCAGACAATGTCATCTACATGGACAACAACGCCACCACCCGTATTGCACCGGAGGTGTTGGATGCCATGATGCCCTACCTCACCGAATTTTATGGCAATCCGTCCTCGATGCACACCTTTGGTGGCCAGGTGGGCCAGGCTGTGGGCACGGCCCGGCAGCAGGTGGCCGATTTGCTCGGCGCCCTGCCGGAGGAAATCGTGTTCACCAGCTGCGGTACCGAGAGCGATTCAACCGCCATCCTCTCCGCCCTGCAGACCTATCCTGAAAAAAATCATGTCATCACCACCCGGGTTGAGCATCCGGCGGTGAAAAACCTCTGTGACAACCTGGAAATCCTCACTGGACGCAAGTACCACATTACCCGTCTGCCGGTGGCAGAAGACGGCACCCTGGACCTGCAACAGTTCAAAGACAGCCTGACTGACGAAACCGCCATTGTCAGCGTCATGTGGGCCAACAACGAGACCGGCGTCATTTTCCCGGTTGAGGAGATGGCAAAGATCGCCAAGGAACGGGGGGTACTCTTCCACACCGATGCGGTTCAGGCGGTGGGCAAGATCCCGATCAACCTGCAGGCCACTGACATCGACTTCCTGTCCCTCTCCGGCCACAAGCTCCATGCGCCCAAGGGCATTGGCGTACTCTATGTCCGCAAAAGAACGCCTTTCATCCCTTTCCTCAACGGTGGCCATCAGGAAAGAGGCCGGCGCGGCGGCACCGAGAATGTGGCTTCGATCGTTGGTCTGGGCAAGGCATGCGAACTCGCGGCAGCCAAGATGGAGGAAGAGAACACTCGGGTTCGCGCCCTTCGCGACAAGCTGGAAAAAGGCTTGCTCGCCTCCATCCCCAAGGCCCTGCTCAATGGTCATCCCGAGCAGCGGCTTCCCAACACCGCCAACATCAGCTTCGAGTATGTTGAGGGAGAGGCCATTTTGTTGCTCATGAACCAGCACAACATCTGTGCCTCATCGGGCTCCGCCTGTACTTCGGGCTCCCTTGAACCTTCGCACGTCCTTCGTGCCATGGGGGTTCCCTTTACAGCGGCCCATGGATCGATCCGTTTCAGCCTCTCCATATACAACACGGAGGATGAGGTGGATTTTATCCTGGAAAAAATGCCGCCCATCATATCCCGCCTGCGGGAACTCTCCCCGTTCTGGGAAGAAAATAGGTAA
- a CDS encoding FAD-dependent thymidylate synthase, with product MRIIEPSVTILDELDRQSLPVRIEFCGRICYKSEDKINTESAIPFVRKMAEYGHNSVLEMGVTTFKVTVLSQKVVEAFFLRQPKFLHIDLLDEKTLLISGSVRAVTEMALAHQTDVIARALVHALQQQHPYFFETLALQPCPGIEQVTVHQMPLAEVDQLPLEQLGKHRYLAVKFIVNRAVTHELVRHRPCTFLQESQRYCRYSADKFGNEVTFIKPVFFAEDSQEYALWKQSMEAMEAQYFRLLETSTPQAARTVLPNSCKTEIIVYANLQEWQHILRLRTSSAAEPSMREVMIPLQQMLSGKFPKLFQ from the coding sequence ATGCGCATCATAGAGCCAAGCGTCACCATTCTTGATGAACTTGACCGGCAGAGCCTTCCGGTCCGTATCGAATTTTGCGGGCGTATCTGCTACAAAAGCGAAGACAAAATCAACACCGAGTCCGCCATTCCCTTTGTGCGCAAAATGGCAGAGTATGGTCACAACTCGGTCCTGGAAATGGGCGTGACCACGTTCAAGGTTACCGTTCTGTCACAAAAGGTGGTTGAGGCCTTCTTTTTGCGACAACCCAAATTCCTCCATATCGACCTGCTCGACGAAAAAACACTGCTCATATCCGGATCTGTTCGTGCAGTGACGGAAATGGCCTTGGCCCATCAAACTGATGTGATCGCGCGGGCCCTCGTCCATGCCCTGCAGCAACAACATCCGTATTTTTTTGAAACCCTTGCTTTGCAGCCCTGCCCTGGGATAGAACAGGTTACCGTGCACCAGATGCCACTAGCCGAGGTCGATCAATTGCCCTTGGAACAGCTCGGCAAGCATCGGTACCTGGCGGTCAAATTCATCGTCAACAGGGCCGTCACCCATGAGCTTGTCCGCCACCGTCCCTGTACCTTTCTTCAGGAAAGTCAGCGCTACTGCCGCTATTCCGCCGATAAATTCGGCAACGAAGTCACCTTTATCAAACCGGTCTTTTTTGCCGAAGACAGTCAGGAGTACGCTCTCTGGAAGCAGTCGATGGAGGCCATGGAGGCGCAATACTTTCGCTTGCTGGAGACATCCACACCTCAGGCCGCACGCACCGTTTTACCCAACTCCTGTAAAACGGAAATCATTGTTTATGCTAACCTCCAGGAATGGCAGCATATCCTTAGGCTACGCACTTCATCGGCAGCCGAACCCTCCATGCGGGAGGTCATGATTCCGCTGCAACAGATGCTGTCCGGAAAATTCCCCAAACTATTTCAATGA
- the pilB gene encoding type IV-A pilus assembly ATPase PilB has product MAIKPGQTATDAQRGSLKRTVKDQSGAGKLKIGELLSKAGYITATQFEEAKAIQKKTGERLGRILLESGAIERDTIANFLSRMHNYTMVAIDQESPSQEAITLLPYQTAKQFLAFPLRLAGDTLQVTMAEPTDSLDVEQLQDIVQKNLTVCVSSAKDIIDAYKKYYKISEEEYHSFFKFEPEGEEDTVTQVDDFGALVSDAAEDFEIESSSADESTFEQFSASDAPIIKLVNGILVKAVQEGVSDIHIEPFERSMQVRYRKDGSLFKSMNLPLTIKNAMAARMKILAGLNITERRIPQDGRIKIRLGRNRAVDFRVSTLPLLYGEGIVLRILDKNSLNVDLTKLGFTEATFAALKRCLSRPQGLLLVTGPTGSGKTVTLYSALNSLNTEDIKILTAEDPVEFNFKGINQVNVNAEVGMTFAAALKAFLRQDPDIIMVGEIRDIETAEIAMKAAMTGHLVFSTLHTNDSPATVGRMVDIGIPPYILASSLTMVLSQRLGRRLCKHCKTPAHYDSQTLLSAGFKEHELNELKLFKAKGCPECNGLGYRGRVGFFELMEVTDAVAEAIQAEVSEEQLRKVAIQEGMYTLREAGLQKAREGVTSLEEVLKRTVAHEDSMPAYLVNPDVEEYEDGDVVIQEGNKDRDFFKLIRGKVAVLRAGKKIAEITEPGEYFGEMAAILEEPRSASIISVGRCTIKRYPGDKLSELIEKYPEVSRHLFRTLVERLHKTDRIVVQLASAGKPRPPHHVIRQA; this is encoded by the coding sequence ATGGCAATAAAACCTGGACAGACAGCGACCGACGCACAAAGAGGCTCCCTGAAACGAACCGTTAAGGATCAATCCGGAGCAGGTAAATTGAAAATCGGCGAGTTGCTGAGCAAGGCCGGTTACATCACTGCGACCCAGTTTGAGGAAGCGAAAGCTATCCAGAAAAAAACTGGGGAGCGGCTCGGACGTATTCTTCTGGAAAGCGGAGCCATCGAGCGGGACACCATTGCCAATTTCCTGAGCAGGATGCACAACTACACCATGGTTGCCATCGATCAGGAATCCCCGAGCCAGGAAGCCATCACCCTGCTCCCTTACCAGACAGCCAAACAGTTCCTGGCCTTCCCCCTACGCTTGGCAGGTGACACCCTTCAGGTCACCATGGCCGAACCCACCGATTCGCTGGATGTTGAGCAGTTACAGGACATCGTCCAAAAAAATCTCACTGTCTGCGTATCATCGGCCAAAGACATTATTGATGCCTACAAGAAGTATTACAAAATAAGCGAGGAAGAATACCACTCCTTCTTCAAATTCGAGCCCGAGGGTGAAGAGGATACGGTCACCCAGGTCGATGACTTTGGTGCCCTGGTATCGGATGCGGCCGAAGATTTTGAGATCGAAAGCTCCAGCGCGGATGAAAGCACCTTTGAGCAGTTTTCAGCCTCCGATGCGCCGATCATCAAGCTTGTGAACGGCATTCTCGTCAAGGCGGTTCAGGAGGGCGTCAGCGATATCCATATCGAACCGTTTGAAAGAAGCATGCAGGTCCGGTACCGCAAGGACGGTTCACTGTTCAAGTCGATGAACCTGCCGTTGACCATCAAAAACGCAATGGCCGCCCGAATGAAAATCCTGGCCGGCCTCAACATCACCGAACGGCGCATCCCCCAGGATGGGCGCATCAAGATTCGGTTGGGCCGCAACCGTGCGGTCGACTTCCGTGTCTCCACCCTGCCCCTGCTGTACGGCGAAGGCATCGTTCTTCGTATTCTCGATAAAAATTCGCTCAACGTTGACCTCACCAAGCTTGGCTTTACCGAGGCCACCTTTGCAGCCCTCAAACGGTGTCTCTCGCGCCCTCAGGGGCTTTTGCTGGTTACCGGCCCGACCGGTTCAGGAAAGACGGTAACGCTCTATTCCGCGCTCAACTCGCTCAACACCGAAGATATCAAAATCCTCACCGCAGAAGACCCGGTTGAGTTCAACTTTAAAGGTATCAATCAGGTCAATGTCAACGCCGAGGTCGGCATGACCTTTGCTGCAGCCCTCAAAGCCTTTCTGCGGCAAGATCCCGATATCATCATGGTTGGTGAGATCCGTGATATCGAGACCGCAGAAATCGCCATGAAGGCTGCCATGACCGGCCATCTCGTATTTTCCACCCTGCACACCAACGACTCACCAGCAACCGTCGGCCGTATGGTTGATATCGGCATTCCTCCCTACATCCTCGCCTCATCGCTGACCATGGTGCTCTCGCAGCGACTGGGACGAAGACTGTGTAAGCATTGTAAGACTCCGGCCCACTATGATAGCCAGACTCTTCTCAGTGCCGGATTCAAGGAACATGAACTCAATGAACTCAAGTTATTCAAGGCAAAAGGGTGCCCTGAATGCAACGGTCTAGGCTACCGTGGGCGGGTTGGTTTTTTTGAGCTCATGGAGGTTACCGATGCCGTAGCCGAGGCCATCCAGGCAGAGGTATCGGAAGAACAACTGCGAAAGGTGGCCATCCAGGAAGGCATGTATACTCTTCGAGAGGCGGGGCTGCAGAAGGCCCGTGAGGGAGTAACCAGTCTAGAAGAAGTCCTGAAAAGAACCGTTGCCCACGAAGACAGCATGCCCGCCTACCTGGTCAACCCGGATGTCGAAGAGTACGAAGACGGTGATGTCGTCATCCAGGAAGGCAACAAGGACCGGGATTTTTTCAAGCTCATCCGCGGGAAAGTTGCTGTTCTGCGTGCCGGCAAAAAGATTGCCGAAATCACTGAGCCCGGAGAGTATTTCGGCGAGATGGCCGCCATCCTCGAAGAACCCCGCTCAGCCTCCATCATTTCCGTAGGGCGATGCACCATCAAACGCTACCCCGGCGATAAGCTCTCAGAACTGATCGAAAAATATCCAGAAGTTTCCCGCCACCTGTTTCGCACTCTCGTGGAACGTCTGCATAAAACCGACCGCATTGTGGTCCAACTCGCAAGTGCGGGAAAACCTCGGCCACCGCATCACGTCATTCGACAAGCGTAA
- the nifU gene encoding Fe-S cluster assembly protein NifU, whose protein sequence is MWEYTDKVQEHFINPKNVGEIEDASGVGNVGSIACGDALRLTIKVDENQIITDAKFKTFGCASAIASSSMLTEMLKGMKLEDAKNLTNDDIAKALGGLPKEKMHCSVMGREALEAAIADYTGVILPMAQGEVICECFGVTDLEIIRAIKENALASVEEITNFTKAGGGCGKCEGRLKALLNETTEDQSAQSSGKSKQKRMTTLEKIKKIEEVIEREIKPTLKKDGGDIQLVDVDGDFVTVSLRGSCAGCHSSQTTLKEYVEKKLREQVLESLIVEEDK, encoded by the coding sequence ATGTGGGAATATACAGATAAAGTCCAGGAACATTTCATCAATCCGAAAAATGTAGGCGAGATCGAAGACGCCAGCGGTGTCGGCAATGTCGGCTCCATTGCCTGCGGTGACGCGTTGCGTCTGACGATCAAGGTCGATGAAAATCAGATCATAACCGATGCAAAATTCAAGACCTTCGGCTGCGCCTCGGCCATCGCCTCCTCCTCCATGCTGACTGAGATGCTCAAAGGGATGAAGCTTGAAGATGCCAAAAATCTGACCAATGACGACATTGCCAAGGCTTTGGGTGGTCTGCCCAAGGAGAAAATGCACTGTTCGGTCATGGGGAGGGAAGCCCTTGAGGCGGCCATTGCCGACTACACCGGCGTGATCCTGCCCATGGCCCAGGGGGAGGTAATCTGTGAGTGTTTCGGCGTGACCGATCTGGAAATCATTCGCGCGATCAAGGAAAACGCCCTGGCTTCGGTTGAAGAGATCACCAACTTTACCAAGGCCGGCGGCGGTTGCGGAAAATGTGAAGGACGCCTCAAGGCATTGCTCAACGAGACCACTGAAGACCAGAGCGCGCAGAGCAGCGGGAAGAGCAAACAAAAACGAATGACGACCCTGGAAAAAATTAAAAAGATCGAGGAAGTCATTGAGCGCGAAATCAAACCGACCTTGAAAAAGGATGGCGGCGATATTCAACTCGTTGATGTGGATGGCGATTTCGTGACGGTTTCCCTTCGTGGTTCTTGCGCCGGATGTCACTCTTCCCAGACCACCCTCAAGGAGTATGTGGAAAAAAAACTGCGGGAACAGGTCCTTGAAAGTCTGATCGTAGAGGAGGACAAATAA
- a CDS encoding phosphoglucomutase has translation MSIAQEILDIKSRYIVANNHARSHYFQAIKELVKGRSAAGPAEKPLWQAAVEEIYQQVEQEILTNKAQPLQPIKFGTSGWRGMLGKDLFVRSVAVVTAAILSLYREAEHNEELRQALGVNSFAEMQRRGCVVGFDNRFGGPLLALAAVNVLCANGVSVFYAGEATTGALSASVLIRNAAFSINLTPSHNPMEYGGFKYNAADAGPAAPILTDTITSLSREFMLKDQVPLIPVDLDLQTPLAELPDLVIEDALASWQQLVRDGQRLHGIAYDRLLVDYAENSDIIVCVDTVHGASRRYIGRLLNNPPAERLILLRDDNDPTFGGIAPEPSSTNMQPTLRTLAARPEPLKIGAIIDPDGDRIRFTDGEIEISMNQFGAMAYHFLHEIKGKRGMVAKTVASSNLANALARQLDEETFEPKVGFKEFKPVINKALVYFEESDGISIIGHTPEKDAFIGLILALDMVQTLKKSLGSYLEEIEARFGHYYPDRDGVTVSQQGETLLQSLDRLQAYSTGSTVKVGEESKTIAEVIDIDGRKMILEDGSWLMIRPSGTEPKVRFYVEARTAEETSLLVKSAKSMLAEIGLLA, from the coding sequence ATGAGCATCGCACAAGAGATCTTGGATATCAAAAGCCGGTACATCGTTGCAAACAACCATGCCCGTAGTCATTATTTTCAGGCAATCAAAGAATTGGTCAAGGGAAGATCCGCTGCCGGTCCTGCGGAAAAACCGTTGTGGCAGGCTGCGGTCGAGGAGATCTACCAGCAGGTCGAACAGGAGATCCTGACCAACAAGGCTCAACCGCTGCAACCCATCAAGTTCGGGACCTCCGGCTGGCGGGGCATGTTGGGCAAGGACCTCTTCGTTCGTTCGGTGGCTGTCGTCACCGCCGCAATCCTCAGCCTGTATCGCGAGGCAGAGCATAACGAAGAACTCCGTCAGGCATTGGGGGTCAACAGTTTTGCCGAGATGCAGCGGCGCGGCTGCGTTGTCGGTTTCGACAACCGCTTCGGCGGCCCGCTCCTCGCCTTGGCAGCGGTCAACGTTCTCTGCGCGAACGGGGTCAGCGTGTTCTATGCCGGCGAGGCAACCACCGGCGCCCTGTCGGCATCGGTCTTGATCCGCAACGCCGCCTTCTCCATCAACCTCACCCCCAGCCACAACCCGATGGAATACGGCGGTTTCAAGTACAATGCCGCCGATGCAGGTCCTGCCGCCCCCATCCTCACCGACACCATCACCAGCCTCTCGCGCGAATTCATGCTCAAAGACCAGGTACCGCTGATCCCCGTCGATCTGGACCTACAGACACCGCTGGCGGAGTTGCCCGATCTCGTGATCGAAGATGCCCTGGCCAGTTGGCAGCAACTCGTGCGTGACGGGCAAAGGCTGCACGGCATCGCCTATGATCGACTCCTTGTCGACTATGCCGAAAATTCCGACATCATCGTCTGTGTGGATACCGTTCATGGCGCCTCCCGTCGCTACATCGGCCGGTTGTTGAACAATCCCCCGGCGGAGCGCTTGATCCTCCTTCGCGACGACAACGACCCGACCTTCGGCGGTATTGCGCCGGAACCCTCGTCGACCAACATGCAGCCCACGCTGCGCACCCTCGCCGCCCGCCCGGAACCCCTGAAGATCGGGGCGATCATTGACCCGGATGGAGATCGCATTCGCTTCACCGATGGAGAAATCGAGATCTCGATGAATCAATTCGGGGCAATGGCATACCACTTCCTCCATGAGATCAAGGGGAAACGGGGCATGGTCGCCAAAACCGTTGCCTCGAGTAATCTGGCCAACGCCCTGGCCCGCCAACTGGACGAAGAAACCTTTGAACCCAAGGTGGGTTTCAAGGAGTTCAAGCCGGTGATCAACAAAGCCCTGGTTTATTTCGAGGAGTCCGACGGTATTTCCATCATCGGTCATACGCCGGAAAAGGATGCCTTTATCGGGCTGATTCTCGCCCTTGACATGGTCCAGACCTTGAAGAAATCCCTGGGCAGCTACCTGGAGGAAATCGAAGCCAGGTTCGGCCACTACTACCCCGACCGGGACGGCGTAACAGTCTCCCAACAGGGAGAAACCCTGCTGCAGAGCCTTGACCGGCTGCAGGCGTATTCAACCGGCAGTACGGTCAAGGTGGGCGAGGAATCGAAAACCATTGCCGAGGTCATCGACATAGACGGCCGCAAAATGATCCTCGAGGATGGCTCCTGGCTGATGATTCGCCCCTCGGGGACCGAGCCCAAGGTGCGCTTCTACGTCGAGGCACGTACAGCCGAAGAAACTTCGCTTCTGGTAAAAAGTGCCAAATCGATGCTTGCCGAAATAGGACTCCTGGCATAA
- a CDS encoding Trm112 family protein, translated as MTQELHMIKQELVEILACPQCKGPVELNQEQNGLLCRSCSLLFPIRDDIPIMLIDEAQPLPQDEQKP; from the coding sequence ATGACACAGGAACTCCATATGATCAAACAGGAACTCGTGGAAATTCTCGCCTGCCCCCAATGCAAGGGGCCGGTGGAACTCAACCAGGAACAGAACGGCCTGCTCTGCCGCAGCTGCAGCTTGCTCTTTCCCATTCGCGACGATATCCCCATCATGCTCATTGATGAGGCGCAACCGCTGCCGCAGGACGAGCAGAAGCCTTAA